GGCAACAGTGTGATGACACGCAGCCACTTTGCCCAGTTCATGGTCAAACAAGGCCATGCCAAAAACATGAAATCAGTCTTTAAGAAATACATGGTTAAAGGCAAGCCGGGGTATGTCAACCATGAATGGATGAGCTTGGAAGAAGCACTCATGTTGATTCGCAACAGCGGTGGTGTCGCGGTGTTGGCACATCCGGGTCGCTATGACTTGGGCTTCGTGAATATGCATCTTTTGCTCAACGAATTCAGAAACCTGGGCGGTTCGGCGATTGAGGTCGTCACCGGCAGTCACCAGCCGCCGCAATTTGATCAGTTTGCCAAATTGGCGCATCGCTTTGATCTGAAAGCCTCGCAAGGCTCCGATTATCATGGCCCGGGCATGTCTTACATGGAAATGGGACGCTTGCCTGCGTTGCCTTTGAATTGTGTCCCGGTATGGAAAGATTGGCCAGAAGCCCACCAGTTGCAAGCACTGGCGAGTTAGCGCGGCATCCATGGCACAATATTTTGTGATTCATGCGGAAAACCCGCAAACGCGATTAATCCAGCAAGCAGCGCAGCTGTTAAAGCAAGGCGGTATATTGGCTTGTCCGACCGACTCCAGTTACGCACTGGTCTGCCTAATGGAATATAAAGATGCGCAAACCCGTATTCGCCGCTTGCGTGGTGTGGATGATGAACACCCGTTTACGCTGATTTGTCGTGATTTGGCTGAAATCGGCACTTACGCCAAGGTCAACAATAGTCAGTTTCGTTTGCTTAAGGCGATGACGCCTGGTGCTTACACGTTTTTATTAGAAGCTAGCCGCGAGGTGCCGAGGCGTTTGCATCACCCTAAACGGAGCACCATCGGCTTACGCGTTCCGCAGCACGTCGTCACGCAAACGCTGCTGGAAGCATTGGATTGCCCCTTACTCAGTATGACTTTACAACTGCCGGGCGAAGAGGTTCCGATGTCCGTTGGTTGGGAAATCCGCGAAAGCTTGGAGCATCATATTGAAGGGGTGATTGATAGTGACATCGCGCATGTCGGCGCGACCACCATATTGGATTTGACGCAAGAGCCGCCTGAGTTGGTGCGCGCCGGTGTTGCCCCTTGGCCTTAATGCTGGCTTGGTTGTCTGTGATGCAACATTCGTCACACTTAAATATTCGTTGGAAGTCTTGAATGGAAATGACCGTTATACAAAAAATTGCCGCATACGCGCTACCTGTGTTGTTTGCCATCACGGTCCATGAGGCAGCACACGGCTATGCAGCCAAGTTTTTTGGCGATTTAACCGCAGAGCGGTTGGGGCGAATTACCTTGAATCCACTCAAGCATATCGACCCAATTGGCACGATCTTGTTGCCGGCGCTCAGTGTGTTGCTGGGTGGCGTACTCTTTGGTTGGGCAAAGCCTGTGCCGGTCAATTTCGCGCAATTGCGTCGTCCCAAACAAGACATGTTGTGGGTAGCCCTCGCTGGGCCCGCCTCCAATTTTGTCATGGCGCTTGCTTGGGGCTTGATCCTGGCACGTGTGGACTTATTGCCGCCATCCTCACATGTTTTTATGACGCAAATGAGTCTGGCCGGCATACAAATTAATTTGGTATTACTGGTACTGAATTTGTTTCCATTGCCGCCGTTAGATGGTGGCCGCATCGCGGTGAGCCTATTGCCCATGCGCGCGGCGATCAAATTTGCGCAGATTGAGCGTTATGGCATGCTGATTTTGATCGCTTTATTGTTCACGGGTATTTTGGGTATCTTGCTATCGCCGGTGCTTCGATTTTTTCAGCACCTACTTACCTTGTTAATTATCTAAACCGCAGACGCATTCTTGCCACTAACGCTTGATGGCATCCAAGCTTAATTTGGTTGGTACAGTGTTACGTTCAGCTGTCGCACTGACTGCTGGGTTCGCAACCACTCTGTCTGCACTAACGCCCTCTGCTAGCAGCACCTTTTGAATGGCCGCCGCTCTTGCGTCAGCCAATGTGCGTAAGTCTTTCTCTGTAACCACCAAGCTAGTGGTTAAGGTCTCTTGTGCTTGCGCGTAAAATTCAGGCGGGACTTTCTCAAGCTTAGCCGCAAGGCGTTTGAGCAAACCCTTTTGACTCAAGCGGTCATGCAAAGTCTGAATAGCGGATTGCACCTTGGGATTGTTCAGATTAATTGGTCCGGGTGTCTCTCCGGCGGCAAGTTGCACCCCGGTTTCTGCAGCCACTTGCTTGCGCAGGGTACTTTCTTGAATGGCGCGTGTATCTGCCGCCACCGCATAGCCAGGGTAAATGCCTAATTTTAATTGCTGACGTTTGCTGAGCGCTTGACTGAGCTGATGTAGTTTTTCTAACTCTGGTGGAGAAATCGTGGCCTTGCCAGGATCGAATAGAATGGCTTCCAGTTTTTCACCGCCACCAAACAGTTTACCTAGTGCGCTAAACGGAGCAGTAACGATTTTAGTCAGCACGTTGGTGAACGCTTTCCATACAATGCCACCGATGCTGAATTTTGGGTCATCCAGACTGCCGCTGACTGGCAAATCTAGATCAATGACGCCGTCGCTATCCTCTAAAATAGCAATCGCAAGGTCAAGGGGTAAATTGGCAGCCTCTTTGCTGTCTACTTTTTCGCCCAATGTCAGTTTGTGAATCACAAACTTGTTTTCGCCTGCCAGCTTGCGCTGTTTAATGTTGTATTCGAGATCGACAGACAACTTGCCAGAGGTGATTTTTCGGCCGGCAAATTTGCCCGAATAGGGCGTGAGGCGATTCATTTCAAGATTGGTGAATGCCAGTTTAATATCGGTGAAGGCAGTGGTTTGGAAAGGTTTTAGCGCACCGCGAATTCGGGCTGCACCATAATCATCCACCTTGCCGTCGAGTTCTACCTGAGCCGTTGACGCTGGGTTGTTCGAAATGCCGTTGATCACTCCGCCCAGGCTATGTATCTGCGTCCCGAACGGCTGCGGTAACGATAAATCAGCGAACTCCAACTCGGCATCTTGAATGCGTATGGTATCTATCGTGACCGGAAAAGCGTTGACTTGCGGTTCATTTTTTGTATTCACAGGTGCGGTGACAGGTGGACTCGCTGCTGCAATAGTCGGTTTTTCCTCCACTGCAGGTGTCCGCATGACTTTAGCAAAATTGAGACTGCGATCTGGATAAATGATCAATTGTGTTTGTGGTTCGGTGATGGTCAGCGAACCCAGTTGTAATTTATTAGGCGCGAGTGACAAACTCAACCCTTCGCCTTGCAGATTTGCCCAGCGTACAAAGGGGTGCGGTTGGCTTGCGGTGTCCATGATCGACAGTTGACTGACTTTAAAGCCGCCCTCAAATGTGCTAGTGCTGTTGGTTTGACGGTATTGGCCTTGCAGGCTGGCGGTGCCGCTGTCGAGTTGCAATAAAGCCACTTGCTGCAGATAGGGGGCAAATGGTTTGAGCGATAAATCATGCAATGTGCATTGCAGCGCAGTGTTAAAAGGTGCTGCGGCTAACTTGCCTTGCAGGCTGAATTGCCCGCCTTGTTTAATGTGAAATCCAGCCTTGACCGGCAGTTGGCGTGCTAAAGATTGCGTCAGGTTGTCAGCCTCTGCATACGCGTCTACGATATCAATCACCACCGGCGTTGGCGTGGATTGATCCTCCACATGCACCACAGCATGTTGTAAGGCTAGTCGTTTCAGTTTAAATGCCCATGGTGGATTGGCTACTGAAGTGTTAGGCGCAGCTGCCACGGTCGGTTTTCCTGCCGCCGGCGCCAGGATTTGTTGCCAATTGAGCAGGGTGTCAGCTTGCCGGATGACGTTTGTTTGCAGACCACTCAAACGTAGCTCCGTGATTTCTGCGCTTTGCTGATTCAGCCCTATTTTTCCATCGGTGATATTCACGCTGGCCAGTTGCGCCGCCGGTTGATGCGCAGATTGTAACTTCAGCTGGTGCGCGTCGAGTTGCATATTTTTCAGGGTCAGCCCTGATTGGTTGTCGACGGCCAACGCTAAGTTAAAGTCTTTGACACTGGCTTGTAAAGGTTTCGCAAATTGCTGATCGGTATAGTCAAGCTGCCAGTGTTTGAGGGCGATTTCGTCGATTGCAAACTGAAAAGGGGCGCTTGCGGCGGCGGAAGTCGTGTTGGCTTCGCTTGCCGCGGGGGTTGGCGGCGCCAGCGTGTTCAATGCGTGCTGCCAATCCAGTCCGGTCAGCGTTTGTGTGGCGGACACTTGTGCCGCATTTAACGCAATATGTGCGACATGCGCTTGCCTTGCTGCGAGGTTGAACGCCACATTTTCAACCACCAGTGCAGGCAATTGAAATAATGGCTTCTCTGCTTGCAGCAGCTGCAATCCGCGCATGTGGAGATTCATCTGATCAAACGACACCTGCGTCGCCGCATGCTGCGCAAACGCCAGTTTGGGTAGCGTTAACTCGCCATCTGCCAGCGAAAGCGCAGTGTCGTTTTGCTGCAACTTGAGTTGATCCAATGAAACGGTCAAGTCTTCAGTGCTGATCAGCAGCTCTTTTTGCTGCAATAACCGCAATCGGTTGGCGTTGAGTTGGAGTTGTGCCAACGAGATATTGGACCCTTGGAGCTTTTTACCTTGCACCTTTGTCTGTGGCAATAGGGTGGAAGCCAAATGATTCAAGCGCAGTTTTAAGTCAGTCACCAGCAGTGCTGGCTGCTGATTAGGCAGAGAAAAATCATACTTTAGCTGCGCGTTAAACGTTCCACCTTGCACCTGCATAGGCGATTGCGCGCTATCAACCCACTGCATCAGTTTCGCCATTTGCAAGCCCTCAACGGCTAGCGAGCCTTGCGATGCGACGGGATTCACCCCAAAGTTACCTTTCCATTTGAGGGTGCCACCCTGCGCAGGCAACTTCGCTGCGATCAGGTAATCACCGCGATCTTTAGGCAGTGTCGAAAACCCCTCCAGCACAAAGTCTAGTGGCTTGATAGCGGCTTTGAGCGGGGTCGTGGGTTGGTGATCCGCATAATCTAAGTGGCCTCGTTGAATGATGAGTTTGTCGACAATGACGCGCGGTAAGTCTGGGCTGGGTGGGGTCGGGTCTTCATTGAGCTTTGCGATCAGATCAGCCCAATTGAATCGGCCTTGCTTAGATAGATGCACATTGACCCGTGGGGCGGTTAATGCAATTTGCTTGAATTTCCAAGCCCAGTCGAACAGGCCGCTGGTCTCTACATCGACGACTAGGCGATCAAATGATGCCAATGGCGCCCCATTTTTCTCATTCAATGACAATTGCTCGATGGTTGCGGTAAAACTTAAGGGATCGAAACTGACTTTTGCAACCCGAGCCTGACTCGCTAGCTGGCTTTCGGCCAGCATGGGCACCAGCCATTTTGCGAGCGGATTCACAGCCAGCCACGCGAATAAAAAATAAAATAGAATCAAGCCCGCCAGTACTTTGAAGGCGAGGGAGTGAAGGTGTGCGTTTAAAGCACGAAGCGAGCGATTTAACATACATGCTAATTTAGCAGAATTTAAATCATTTTTAGTTGCGCCTCATGGTGAAAAATCACAAATCTTTTGCTTGTTTGCGCCTCTGCCAGCCATGATCAATCGTCAGACTTGCCGCCGCTGTGAGGTGACATTGGCATCCGTTTTCATGTATGCTTCATGGAACACGTTATACAGGATGCTGTTTTCAGCAGTATATATGGCTTCAGAGCCGGATAAGTTATTACACAAACCCTCTCTTTTAGAACGTTTAAGTCATTTTCTTCTGCGCGAGCCAGAAGACAGAGAGCAACTGGTCGATTTGTTGCACGGGGCTTATGAAAATCACCTGATGGACAGCGATTCGCTGGCCATGATCGAAGGTGTGTTGCAAGTGAGTGAGATGCAGGTCAGAGACATTATGATCCCACGCTCGCAAATGGACGTGATCGATATTGCCCAACCGGCAGATAGTTTTTTACCTTTTGTGATCGAAACGGCCCACTCCCGTTTTCCTGTCATTGAAGATGACAAAAATGATGTGATTGGTATTTTGCTAGCCAAAGATTTGCTGCGCTATTACGCCAATGAGTCATTTGAACTGCGCGACATGTTGCGGCCTGCGGTATTTATCCCTGAGTCTAAACGATTGAATGTGCTGCTCAAAGAGTTTCGCAGCAACCGGAATCATATTGCAATCGTGGTAGATGAATACGGTGGCGTCGCAGGCATGGTGACCATTGAAGATGTGCTCGAACAAATTGTTGGCGACATTGAAGATGAGTACGATGAGGATGAAGGTGAAGGAAACATTATTCAGCAAGAGCCTGGACAATACCGTGTGAAGGCCCTCACTGAGATCCCTGAATTTAATGAAGCGATTGGTACCACGTTTAGTGACGAAGAATTTTCAACCGTGGGTGGCTTGGTCGTGAATCGATTTGGGCATTTGCCCAAACGCGGAGACCACATCCGCATAGACAATTTAAGTGTGACTGTCGTGCATGCTGACAGTCGCCGTGTGCATGTGTTGTTGGTCGAACAGTTGCCAGAAGAGGCCTATCCGATCGAGTCAGTGTAGGCAACGCAGCAAATTTGAACCTATTGGTGTTTTAACTGCCTGAGTTTACGAACATAAGGAGAGTCATATGAGAGCACAAGCTTGGTTAAATGGGGTGATGGCAGTTGCATTATTGTCTTTAAGCAGTGCAGCTTTGGCAGGGGCAACGCCAAGTAAGCTGCCGGAAGATGAACAAGGATTTGTCAAAGCGGTAGGTAAGCTCAATCGGTCGCAGCTGGTTGCTTTGCTGGGTGAGCCCGCGCATGCCGAAGATGTAAAATTGAAAGACAGTGGTCGCGTGGTTGCTTCGATTTGGCATTATCACAACATCAACAAGGATGCCGCAGGTGCTTACTATCCAACCACTGAACTTGATTTGATCGATGACCAAGTGAGTGTCGTAGTGTTTCTCAATAACGATGGTTCAGACGCCAGTACCGGTCAGTCATATGAGGTGCAACCGAATCCGGCAGATCTATAACCCGTCAGCACGATCCGATTGAAATAAAAAAAGGGCGCTTTTTAGCGCCCTTTGTTATGCTTGTCTAAAAAGCATTATTTTTTCAGACTGTCACGAATTTCACGCAGCAACACAATATCTTCCGGAGTGGCTGCCGGTGCTGGTGCAGGTTCTGCCTGTTTAAGGCTGTTCATGAATTTCACCATTTGAAAAATAATAAATGCCAAGATGAGGAAATTAATCACAATGGTGATGAAGTTACCATAGGCCAGCACGGCACCCAGTTTTTTAGCTTCTGCCAGCGCTAATTCCCCTGACTGGCCATTCAGCGCAATATAAAGATTGCTAAAGTCAAAGCCGCCGAATAATTTTCCGACCACTGGCATGATGATATCGTTGACCATAGAGTCAACGATTTTGCCAAATGCGCCGCCGATAATGACCCCCACCGCCAAATCCATGACGTTGCCTTTCAGCGCAAATTGTCTAAATTCAGACACAACACTCATTTTTCATTCCCCTTGTTAACATTTGTAGTGAATTGCAAATTAAGACTATAGGCGTTGACGGCTATTCTTGTCAATTGCAGCAAGCCGGTCTGGTCGCCGGGCGCTAAGAGCCTCTTTGCCTGTGCTATATTGCCACATCTGAAGTGTTGATGGATTAAAACGAATCGTCATGCAGTTGTTTCATACCTTGCGCGAGCTGCGCGCATTTTTGGCTAATCAGCCTCATCAGCGATTGGGCTTGGTTCCCACTATGGGTAATTTGCATGCAGGCCACTGCCATTTAGTCACGCTAGCCAAAACGCATGCCGACCTCGTGGTGGTGAGCATTTTTGTCAATCCGCTACAATTCGGCGCGAATGAAGATTTCGGCAGTTATCCGCGGACGCTGGTAGCAGATTGCGAAAAACTACAAGCAGTGGGCGCGGATGTCGTGTTTGCGCCAGCAGTGACGGAGATGTATGCGGATTTTGATGGGCAGCATTTGCATCAGCAAGTGGTGGTGCAGCCACCGGCCTTGGCGAACGATTTATGCGGGGCGAGCCGTCCCGGACATTTTGCCGGTGTTGCTACTGTGGTCACTAAATTGTTTCATATGGTCAAGCCGCAGGTGGCGGTATTTGGACGGAAAGATTACCAGCAATGGATGGTGGTGCGTGCAATGGTGCGGCAACTCAACTTTGATATTGAGATTGTGGCGGGTGAAACGATGCGCGAGCCTTCTGGCTTAGCCATGAGTTCACGCAATGGTTACTTGACTCCTGCCGAAAAAACACAGGCGACGCAGTTATATCAGCAGTTGGGCCGTATCAAAGCGGCGCTACTGTCTGGGCGACGTGACTATTCTATTTTGTGTGATGAGGCGCATTTGTGGTTGACGCAGCAGGGTTGGCAGGTAGATTATGTTGAGATTCGATGCCAACATACATTATCTCTACCCGATGCGCAGAGTCATGACTGGGTGATCTTGATCGCGGCTAAATTGGGCAATACCCGACTTATCGATAACTGTGAAGTCAGCCTGTAAAAACAATCGAGTGCGTTTTTTGTAAATTTATTTTGCGCTAAGCCATTGATAACTTTATAATTACGACCTTTTCCGCGCGAGCGGAAGTTCGAGCTAAGGAACGCAATGCAAAGAACCATGTTGAAATCAAAGCTGCATCGTGTGCGTGTGACGCATAGTGAGCTGCACTATGAGGGCAGCTGTGCGATTGATGAAGCTTTGCTGGAAGCCGCCAATATTCACGAATATGAGCAAATTCAGATTTACAATATCAACAATGGTGAGCGTTTTACGACCTATGCGATTCGCGCTGAGCGTCATTCTGGGGTGATTTCGGTGAACGGTGCCGCAGCACATAAAGCGAATCCGGATGACTTGATTATTATCGCCAGTTATTCGCAATATACTGAAGCAGAACTCTCTCAATACCACCCACAATTGGTTTACGTTGATGCAGGTAATCGCATTGTCGAGCAAAAAAACCATATTTCTGCGCAAGCCGCCTGACTTTGAAAAACCCTATGCAACCTCAAACCGAAACCATCTCTGTTGAAGAGATGAAACTGGCCGTCGTCGACGCGCTAGAAGATATTAAAGCTTTTGAAATCACAGTGATGGATGTGCGCCGGATGACGGCAATGACCAGCTATATGATTGTGGCCAGTGGCAACTCTACTCGCCAATGCAAAGCCATTGCAGATAACGTGCGCGAAAAGCTTAAAGAAAAAGGCATTGAAGCGCGCGGTGTCGAGGGCGATAAAGAGGGCGAGTGGGTGTTGGTGGACCTAGGTGACATCGTGGTGCACGTGATGGTGCCAGCGACCCGTGCTTATTACAATATTGAACAGTTGTGGAGCGAGTCTCAATCTCGCCGTGCAGCGACCGCCGCCTGATACGCTGTTTCTGGCGTATTGCCTTTTACCGCATGAAACTCAATATCATCTCGGTCGGCCACAAAATGCCTGACTGGGTGGAGATCGCTTGTGCCGCGTATTTAAAACGCATGCCACGCGAACTTGAAACACGCATCATCGAAATCAAGCCTGATAAACGAGCGGCCGGCAAAAATAATGAAGTGGTGCAAGAGGCCGAAGCCAAGCGCATTTTAGAGGTGGTCGGTAAAGATTATCTGGTTGCGCTAGATGAGCGCGGACAGGCCGTCACGACCTTACAACTGGCCGAAAAATTAACCCATTGGCAGGGCATGGGTCGAGATGTGTCATTGGTCATTGGCGGGGCCGACGGCTTGCACGCGCAACTAAAAACGCAAGCGCAATGGTTATTTAGTCTGTCTAAACTTACCCTGCCGCATGGCATGGTGCGAGTGCTGCTGGCCGAGCAACTTTATCGCGCACACACGGTTCTAAGCGGACACCCTTATCACAGAGAGTAATTATGTCTAATGCCTTGGTCTGGTTACGTCGCGATTTGCGCGATGATGATCATGCAGCGTTGTATCACGCCCTCAAGCGGCATACGCAAGTGTATGTCGCTTTTATTTTTGATACCGATATTTTGGATGCCTTGTCTGATAAGCAAGATCGCCGCGTCGAGTTTATTTGGGAGAGTGTGCGCCAACTGCAACAATCCCTGCAAGCACAAGGCGGGGATTTAATCATACTGCACGGTCGTGCAACCGTTGAGATCCCGCGGCTTGCCGATGCTCTTAAGGTGACAGACGTCTATGCTAATAAAGACTATGAGCCCGTAGCGATCGCCCGCGATGAGGCGGTTGCAGCAACCTTAAGTCAACAAAGTCGGCAGTTGCATTTGTTCAAAGACCAAGTGTTGTTTGAGCAATCCGAGGTCATGACCCAAGCCGGCAAGCCATATGGTGTCTTTACACCCTATAAAAACGCACACTTGGCTAAGCTTAATACTTATTATTTAAAAGCCTATCCGGTAAAAAAATATAGCCATCACCTGGCATCGGTAGCGCCTGAGCCCATGCCAACACTCGAAGATATGGGGTTTCAACGCACGAATCTGGCGGAGATGCGTTTGCCAACGGGCATGGTGGGTGCGCAGCAATTGTTTGCTGACTTTTTGCACCGCATTGATCACTATCACGATGCACGAAATTTTCCTGCGATTAAGGGCGTGTCCTATCTTTCAGTGCACCTGCGGTTTGGCACCATCTCTATACGCCAACTCGCCCATGCCGCCTGGCAACTGACCCAGGCAGGCAATGAAGGGGCGGTGATCTGGCTAAACGAGCTAATCTGGCGTGATTTTTATTTTCAGGTGCTATTTCACCGGCCCGATCTACAACAAGGGCGTGCTTACAAGCCAGAGTACGATGCATTACCTTTCCCGAATAATGAGGCATGGTTTTCGGCCTGGTGTGAGGGCCGCACTGGATTTCCTATTGTAGATGCTGCCATGCGTCAGCTGAATCAAACTGGTTATATGCATAACCGCTTGCGTATGGTGGTAGCGAGCTTTCTAGTGAAGGATCTGCTAATCGATTGGCGTTGGGGTGAGCGTTATTTTGCAGAAAAATTAATTGATTTTGATTTTGCTGCAAATAATGGGGGCTGGCAATGGGCGGCCTCTACCGGCTGCGATGCGCAACCTTATTTCAGGATTTTTAACCCGCAATCACAATCCGAAAAATTTGATGCCCAAGGTAAGTTTATTCGTAAATATGTTCCTGAGCTGACGGCTTTGAGCGATCAGCAAATTCACGCGCCATGGGCAGAAAAATTCTCTAAAAAAGGCTTGTTTGACAAAGGATTGCCGCTCGATTACCCACCTCCTGTCGTCGATCACGCGCAGCAGCGCGAACAAGCCCTGCATCTATACAAAAATAATGTGAAGTAAAGATGACAATTGATGTAGAATAAAATTGTCTTTCTTCGTGTTAAGATGCATATTGATCAACGCTTTAACGTACGTTTAATGCAATTTTTAAACATCTTCTCTTCAACTTTTGTGAGAGATTTCCGTTAAGAGTTCAGACACTTATTTTGCTAAATACAGATTGCCAGCTGTGTTAAGGATGCAACCACTTAAATACGCTTGAATAGCCTATAACCATAATGACGAATATGAAAAAACTGAGAGCGATTGTTCTGATAGCTGTATTAGCGAGTGTCTCGGGTTGCGCGACAACCAATAAAGACCCGCTAGAAGGTGTCAACAGGGGAATTTACAAATTTAACGATGTGGCTGACCGCTATGCGATCAAGCCAGTGGCCAAAGCCTACAAAGCGGTTGCTCCTTCACCCGTGCGCACTGGCATCAGTAATTTTTTTAGTAACCTAGGCACATTGACCACCATCGTCAATGACTTGCTGCAGTTAAAATTTGCGCATGCGTTTACAGATGCAGGCCGTTTTGTCATCAACACAACTTTCGGTTTGGCCGGATTTATCGA
This Methylophilus medardicus DNA region includes the following protein-coding sequences:
- a CDS encoding cryptochrome/photolyase family protein, with product MSNALVWLRRDLRDDDHAALYHALKRHTQVYVAFIFDTDILDALSDKQDRRVEFIWESVRQLQQSLQAQGGDLIILHGRATVEIPRLADALKVTDVYANKDYEPVAIARDEAVAATLSQQSRQLHLFKDQVLFEQSEVMTQAGKPYGVFTPYKNAHLAKLNTYYLKAYPVKKYSHHLASVAPEPMPTLEDMGFQRTNLAEMRLPTGMVGAQQLFADFLHRIDHYHDARNFPAIKGVSYLSVHLRFGTISIRQLAHAAWQLTQAGNEGAVIWLNELIWRDFYFQVLFHRPDLQQGRAYKPEYDALPFPNNEAWFSAWCEGRTGFPIVDAAMRQLNQTGYMHNRLRMVVASFLVKDLLIDWRWGERYFAEKLIDFDFAANNGGWQWAASTGCDAQPYFRIFNPQSQSEKFDAQGKFIRKYVPELTALSDQQIHAPWAEKFSKKGLFDKGLPLDYPPPVVDHAQQREQALHLYKNNVK